One part of the Solanum dulcamara chromosome 8, daSolDulc1.2, whole genome shotgun sequence genome encodes these proteins:
- the LOC129899735 gene encoding protein SULFUR DEFICIENCY-INDUCED 1-like — MEIKKDKKEEEQFHVFHKVPSGDGPYVRAKHAQLIMKDTEGSIIWFWKAINEGDRVDSALKDMAVVMKQLDRSEEAIEAIKSFRYLCSKQAQQSLDNVLLDLFKKCGKVEEQIVLLKQKLRQIYEGKLFNGRPIKIARSHGKKIQVTITQETARVLGNLGWAYMQKGNFMAAEVVYKKAQMIYADSNKACNLAQCLIKQARYDEARYILEDVWKGKYLGFDDPKTKDRVEELLLELDSKQPPPFLQNIPGLNLDDDFVNGLEQLINEWARPKSRRLPIFEEISTFRDQLAC; from the exons atggAAATAAAGAAGGATAAGAAAGAGGAAGAACAATTTCATGTCTTTCATAAGGTTCCTTCAGGTGATGGCCCTTATGTTAGAGCCAAACATGCTCAg CTAATTATGAAGGATACAGAAGGATCAATAATATGGTTTTGGAAAGCCATAAATGAAGGGGACAGAGTAGACAGTGCATTAAAAGACATGGCAGTTGTGATGAAGCAATTGGATAGAAGTGAAGAAGCCATTGAAGCTATCAAATCTTTTAGATACCTTTGCTCTAAACAAGCTCAACAATCTCTAGACAATGTCCTCCTTGATCTCTTCAAG AAATGTGGAAAAGTGGAGGAACAAATAGTGTTATTAAAGCAAAAGTTGAGACAAATATATGAAGGGAAGTTGTTCAATGGGAGGCCTATTAAAATTGCTAGATCTCATGGGAAGAAAATTCAAGTTACTATCACCCAAGAGACTGCAAGAGTTCTg GGTAATTTGGGTTGGGCTTATATGCAAAAAGGAAATTTTATGGCAGCAGAAGTGGTGTACAAGAAAGCCCAAATGATTTATGCAGACAGCAACAAGGCCTGCAACCTGGCCCAATGCTTGATCAAGCAAGCCCGATATGACGAGGCTCGTTATATTCTCGAAGATGTTTGGAAAGGTAAATATTTAGGTTTTGACGATCCAAAAACAAAGGATCGAGTTGAAGAATTATTGTTGGAATTGGACTCGAAGCAACCCCCACCCTTCTTGCAAAACATACCGGGCCTCAATTTGGATGACGATTTTGTAAATGGGCTTGAACAGTTGATTAATGAATGGGCCAGGCCCAAATCAAGAAGGTTGCCAATATTTGAGGAAATCTCTACATTTAGAGATCAATTGGCTTGTTGA
- the LOC129900721 gene encoding uncharacterized protein LOC129900721 isoform X2 gives MSAGRHKSDEDPKLIKLKVMIDKNRNRVIFAESDHEFIDTLFSFLTLPLGTVLRLLEKDMVQLGSISRVYVSVYSLEPRFLRTNYCKSMLIMPRNASEVQCEKLKLNIDHSENAGKLFICSNICSNYHCENFLSICQNTQCCLCNSLMRTPRGISDKEEKRSCGEDSVVEVFLKAGAASFMITDDLHVMPASTASLTALFGKLGVSDKNEIEAKTVEVSTKEVLQLLKFSLLSKTPLTNMILNSQGNWVKDISKFEDNQTAKLDKKGAMSQNSNSMSLKLIVSKSKKKVLYAEAGVKLVDFLFSFLAFPLGAVVKHLGGNSRLGCIDNLYKGASDLSSENYIKSEECKNMLLSPKLFPHSGFDSHILEVGEEYPKYRYNDYGDIEIVRNTNKSEGSSIGNEEEASDLAIILDPKSPTGETIKGEGYLKGPATFMIMDNLRVTPFSPTSIITQLNQMEVSTSDLEEHIVTVGKDEALNLLKASLISKTVLNDVFNIREPYPKVMLKV, from the exons ATGTCTGCTGGACGCCATAAATCTGATGAAGACCCTAAG CTTATCAAACTTAAGGTTATGATTGACAAGAATAGAAACCGAGTAATCTTTGCAGAGTCGGACCATGAATTCATTGACACACTCTTCTCATTCTTGACACTCCCATTGGGTACTGTTCTAAGACTTCTTGAAAAAGATATGGTTCAATTGGGATCAATTAGCCGCGTTTATGTCAGTGTTTATTCGCTTGAGCCAAGGTTCTTGCGTACAAATTATTGCaaatccatgttgatcatgCCACGGAATGCATCAGAAGTTCAGTGTGAAAAGTTGAAGCTCAATATTGATCATTCGGAGAACGCAGGGAAGTTGTTTATCTGTTCTAATATCTGTTCTAACTATCACTGTGAAAACTTTCTCAGTATCTGTCAGAATACACAGTGCTGCCTCTGTAATAGTTTGATGCGAACTCCGAGAGGAATTTCTGAcaaggaagagaagagaagttGTGGGGAAGACAGCGTGGTTGAAGTCTTTCTAAAGGCTGGGGCAGCAAGCTTTATGATAACAGATGATTTGCATGTAATGCCAGCCTCAACTGCTAGTTTAACTGCTTTGTTTGGAAAGCTCGGAGTCAGTGACAAGAATGAAATCGAGGCAAAGACTGTAGAAGTTAGTACTAAGGAG GTGTTGCAACTGCTGAAGTTCTCATTGCTATCCAAGACGCCTTTGACAAATATGATACTGAATAGCCAGGGAAATTGGGTGAAAGATATATCAAAGTTCGAAGATAACCAAACAGCAAAGTTAGACAAGAAGGGCGCCATGTCTCAAAACTCAAATAGTATGAGCCTGAAGCTTATAGTCAGCAAAAGTAAGAAGAAGGTTTTGTATGCGGAAGCCGGCGTCAAGCTTGTAGACTTCCTTTTCAGTTTCCTTGCATTCCCTTTAGGTGCTGTAGTAAAGCATCTAGGTGGCAACTCAAGACTTGgatgtatagataatttgtatAAGGGTGCTTCTGATTTGAGTTCGGAAAACTATATCAAATCAGAAGAGTGCAAAAATATGCTACTCTCTCCGAAATTGTTTCCACACTCTGGTTTTGACAGTCATATTCTCGAGGTGGGAGAGGAGTACCCGAAATACAGATACAATGACTATGGAGATATAGAAATAGTAAGGAACACTAATAAATCCGAGGGATCATCGATAGGAAATGAGGAAGAAGCAAGTGATTTAGCCATCATTTTGGATCCAAAGTCTCCAACAGGGGAAACTATAAAGGGTGAAGGATACTTGAAAGGACCTGCAACGTTTATGATAATGGATAATCTTCGAGTGACTCCTTTTTCCCCTACCTCAATCATAACTCAGCTTAATCAAATGGAGGTGTCAACCAGTGATTTGGAGGAACACATCGTAACTGTTGGGAAGGACGAG GCCTTGAATTTGCTTAAAGCGTCTTTAATCTCAAAAACAGTTCTGAATGATGTTTTCAACATAAGGGAGCCTTATCCTAAGGTTATGCTTAAAGTGTGA
- the LOC129900721 gene encoding uncharacterized protein LOC129900721 isoform X3 — MLKAMTIWILQFQLIKLKVMIDKNRNRVIFAESDHEFIDTLFSFLTLPLGTVLRLLEKDMVQLGSISRVYVSVYSLEPRFLRTNYCKSMLIMPRNASEVQCEKLKLNIDHSENAGKLFICSNICSNYHCENFLSICQNTQCCLCNSLMRTPRGISDKEEKRSCGEDSVVEVFLKAGAASFMITDDLHVMPASTASLTALFGKLGVSDKNEIEAKTVEVSTKEVLQLLKFSLLSKTPLTNMILNSQGNWVKDISKFEDNQTAKLDKKGAMSQNSNSMSLKLIVSKSKKKVLYAEAGVKLVDFLFSFLAFPLGAVVKHLGGNSRLGCIDNLYKGASDLSSENYIKSEECKNMLLSPKLFPHSGFDSHILEVGEEYPKYRYNDYGDIEIVRNTNKSEGSSIGNEEEASDLAIILDPKSPTGETIKGEGYLKGPATFMIMDNLRVTPFSPTSIITQLNQMEVSTSDLEEHIVTVGKDEALNLLKASLISKTVLNDVFNIREPYPKVMLKV; from the exons ATGCTTAAAGCTATGACCatttggattcttcaatttcAGCTTATCAAACTTAAGGTTATGATTGACAAGAATAGAAACCGAGTAATCTTTGCAGAGTCGGACCATGAATTCATTGACACACTCTTCTCATTCTTGACACTCCCATTGGGTACTGTTCTAAGACTTCTTGAAAAAGATATGGTTCAATTGGGATCAATTAGCCGCGTTTATGTCAGTGTTTATTCGCTTGAGCCAAGGTTCTTGCGTACAAATTATTGCaaatccatgttgatcatgCCACGGAATGCATCAGAAGTTCAGTGTGAAAAGTTGAAGCTCAATATTGATCATTCGGAGAACGCAGGGAAGTTGTTTATCTGTTCTAATATCTGTTCTAACTATCACTGTGAAAACTTTCTCAGTATCTGTCAGAATACACAGTGCTGCCTCTGTAATAGTTTGATGCGAACTCCGAGAGGAATTTCTGAcaaggaagagaagagaagttGTGGGGAAGACAGCGTGGTTGAAGTCTTTCTAAAGGCTGGGGCAGCAAGCTTTATGATAACAGATGATTTGCATGTAATGCCAGCCTCAACTGCTAGTTTAACTGCTTTGTTTGGAAAGCTCGGAGTCAGTGACAAGAATGAAATCGAGGCAAAGACTGTAGAAGTTAGTACTAAGGAG GTGTTGCAACTGCTGAAGTTCTCATTGCTATCCAAGACGCCTTTGACAAATATGATACTGAATAGCCAGGGAAATTGGGTGAAAGATATATCAAAGTTCGAAGATAACCAAACAGCAAAGTTAGACAAGAAGGGCGCCATGTCTCAAAACTCAAATAGTATGAGCCTGAAGCTTATAGTCAGCAAAAGTAAGAAGAAGGTTTTGTATGCGGAAGCCGGCGTCAAGCTTGTAGACTTCCTTTTCAGTTTCCTTGCATTCCCTTTAGGTGCTGTAGTAAAGCATCTAGGTGGCAACTCAAGACTTGgatgtatagataatttgtatAAGGGTGCTTCTGATTTGAGTTCGGAAAACTATATCAAATCAGAAGAGTGCAAAAATATGCTACTCTCTCCGAAATTGTTTCCACACTCTGGTTTTGACAGTCATATTCTCGAGGTGGGAGAGGAGTACCCGAAATACAGATACAATGACTATGGAGATATAGAAATAGTAAGGAACACTAATAAATCCGAGGGATCATCGATAGGAAATGAGGAAGAAGCAAGTGATTTAGCCATCATTTTGGATCCAAAGTCTCCAACAGGGGAAACTATAAAGGGTGAAGGATACTTGAAAGGACCTGCAACGTTTATGATAATGGATAATCTTCGAGTGACTCCTTTTTCCCCTACCTCAATCATAACTCAGCTTAATCAAATGGAGGTGTCAACCAGTGATTTGGAGGAACACATCGTAACTGTTGGGAAGGACGAG GCCTTGAATTTGCTTAAAGCGTCTTTAATCTCAAAAACAGTTCTGAATGATGTTTTCAACATAAGGGAGCCTTATCCTAAGGTTATGCTTAAAGTGTGA
- the LOC129900721 gene encoding uncharacterized protein LOC129900721 isoform X1 has product MTYCGTMIPMIVYVYLTYMSEWGGESCKYQIIVSMLKAMTIWILQFQLIKLKVMIDKNRNRVIFAESDHEFIDTLFSFLTLPLGTVLRLLEKDMVQLGSISRVYVSVYSLEPRFLRTNYCKSMLIMPRNASEVQCEKLKLNIDHSENAGKLFICSNICSNYHCENFLSICQNTQCCLCNSLMRTPRGISDKEEKRSCGEDSVVEVFLKAGAASFMITDDLHVMPASTASLTALFGKLGVSDKNEIEAKTVEVSTKEVLQLLKFSLLSKTPLTNMILNSQGNWVKDISKFEDNQTAKLDKKGAMSQNSNSMSLKLIVSKSKKKVLYAEAGVKLVDFLFSFLAFPLGAVVKHLGGNSRLGCIDNLYKGASDLSSENYIKSEECKNMLLSPKLFPHSGFDSHILEVGEEYPKYRYNDYGDIEIVRNTNKSEGSSIGNEEEASDLAIILDPKSPTGETIKGEGYLKGPATFMIMDNLRVTPFSPTSIITQLNQMEVSTSDLEEHIVTVGKDEALNLLKASLISKTVLNDVFNIREPYPKVMLKV; this is encoded by the exons ATGACTTATTGTGGTACAATGATACCTATGATAGTTTATGTGTATTTAACTTATATGTCAGAATGGGGTGGAGAGAGTTGCAAATATCAAATTATTGTAAGCATGCTTAAAGCTATGACCatttggattcttcaatttcAGCTTATCAAACTTAAGGTTATGATTGACAAGAATAGAAACCGAGTAATCTTTGCAGAGTCGGACCATGAATTCATTGACACACTCTTCTCATTCTTGACACTCCCATTGGGTACTGTTCTAAGACTTCTTGAAAAAGATATGGTTCAATTGGGATCAATTAGCCGCGTTTATGTCAGTGTTTATTCGCTTGAGCCAAGGTTCTTGCGTACAAATTATTGCaaatccatgttgatcatgCCACGGAATGCATCAGAAGTTCAGTGTGAAAAGTTGAAGCTCAATATTGATCATTCGGAGAACGCAGGGAAGTTGTTTATCTGTTCTAATATCTGTTCTAACTATCACTGTGAAAACTTTCTCAGTATCTGTCAGAATACACAGTGCTGCCTCTGTAATAGTTTGATGCGAACTCCGAGAGGAATTTCTGAcaaggaagagaagagaagttGTGGGGAAGACAGCGTGGTTGAAGTCTTTCTAAAGGCTGGGGCAGCAAGCTTTATGATAACAGATGATTTGCATGTAATGCCAGCCTCAACTGCTAGTTTAACTGCTTTGTTTGGAAAGCTCGGAGTCAGTGACAAGAATGAAATCGAGGCAAAGACTGTAGAAGTTAGTACTAAGGAG GTGTTGCAACTGCTGAAGTTCTCATTGCTATCCAAGACGCCTTTGACAAATATGATACTGAATAGCCAGGGAAATTGGGTGAAAGATATATCAAAGTTCGAAGATAACCAAACAGCAAAGTTAGACAAGAAGGGCGCCATGTCTCAAAACTCAAATAGTATGAGCCTGAAGCTTATAGTCAGCAAAAGTAAGAAGAAGGTTTTGTATGCGGAAGCCGGCGTCAAGCTTGTAGACTTCCTTTTCAGTTTCCTTGCATTCCCTTTAGGTGCTGTAGTAAAGCATCTAGGTGGCAACTCAAGACTTGgatgtatagataatttgtatAAGGGTGCTTCTGATTTGAGTTCGGAAAACTATATCAAATCAGAAGAGTGCAAAAATATGCTACTCTCTCCGAAATTGTTTCCACACTCTGGTTTTGACAGTCATATTCTCGAGGTGGGAGAGGAGTACCCGAAATACAGATACAATGACTATGGAGATATAGAAATAGTAAGGAACACTAATAAATCCGAGGGATCATCGATAGGAAATGAGGAAGAAGCAAGTGATTTAGCCATCATTTTGGATCCAAAGTCTCCAACAGGGGAAACTATAAAGGGTGAAGGATACTTGAAAGGACCTGCAACGTTTATGATAATGGATAATCTTCGAGTGACTCCTTTTTCCCCTACCTCAATCATAACTCAGCTTAATCAAATGGAGGTGTCAACCAGTGATTTGGAGGAACACATCGTAACTGTTGGGAAGGACGAG GCCTTGAATTTGCTTAAAGCGTCTTTAATCTCAAAAACAGTTCTGAATGATGTTTTCAACATAAGGGAGCCTTATCCTAAGGTTATGCTTAAAGTGTGA